cctataatgcacaggacagcatcCCTCAACAAAGAGTGACACAGcctaaaatgtcagtagtgctgaggttgagaaactctgtgtCTGAGGAGCAGTGAGGAGGCCAGAGAAACTGGAGGGGAGGCAGTAAGAGGAAGAGAAGTAGAAGGTGAGGTCAGAGGTAGCAAAGGCTGGGGGAGCGGGGGTGGCCAGGTCAGGTAGGGCCTTAGGCCAGTgtggactttggcttttactccaaGACAAATGGGGAAGGTTTGGAGCAGAGAAGGGACATGAGTTGCATTAACAGTTTTAAGAGTATTGCTGTAGCTGCTGGGTGGAAAATAGACTGAAGGAGGGTAAGGCTGGAATGAGGGAGTTTGGGAACTGTTGTGGTTATCTGGGCGAGAGATGATGGGGTTCAGAGCAGGATGGAAGCAGCTTCATGACTTCTGTGCAGGAGAACCATTCAATGCCAAAATTTAGCTATCTGACAATGAGGTGTTCTGGGGATCCACACAATCCCCACTCTTTTCAATACCAAATATCATGTATTTtgtatgtattatgtattatctatatatatctatatctagataGGtacgtaggtaggtaggtagatagatatggTTAAGTCACCTTAGCTGGGTTTTGTTTTACACAATAGGATACCTGAGACCTGTTTTAACAATCAGTTCATGACGAAACAATTTGACATGGGTTAGGCACAACATAATCCTCTTTACTTTAACATGGTCTTGGCAAAAAACATTCACTCTTGCTAACAACTCTTCTGTGGTATGTTTTTCTAAGCCATGTATAACCCTAAACATACTAAATTACCTGCAAATGGGATGAGAGGAGCATAAAAGGTCTAGTACCTAATAAAGAGGCATTTGGATTgcctttcttttctaaaaatgtattaaattgtTGAAATAGTTACTCTTCTCTTACTTGATCAGCCAAAGTAAATGCTGAAACACAGCAGGAAACACCAAGAGATTGCTAATTCATGCTTCTACCCAAGGGTCTCAAACATCTTAGAAGCATCGCCTCATCACTCCTCCGTATGAGCTCCCTAAAGTGCACGCCTCTTGTCCTGTTTGCAACCAAAGACAGTGGGAGTCGGGTGACAGCCTGCAGCAGAGGCTggaccacccccacacacacacctctttGGGGTCAGGCTGCATCTGTCCACAAACAGCATCTCATTCCATTGATTGCTATGATACATTTAAATGCCATCTTACAGTATTTCCATAATTTTCTTAAGTCATGCTGTTCCGAGGAAGTGGTAAATTAGTCTCTTTGTTAATGAAGAGTAGGCTGTTTTTCAGTCTCTTAATGTTTTTTaaggaagttttaaaatatagttgaGTTCATGGGCTTTTCATTTGTTGTATCAAAATGGTTCTCATCCCACTCAGCCGAGCAGAAGTGTTGAGTCAGGGTAGATTTCTGAGAAAACACTCGGTATTCCAGATGCGAATAGCAATGTTGGAAGACTTCCCAATCTAAGATAAGCCTTTGTCACCCTCTAAGATGGggtttctcaaagtatggtccatgGATCACCTACATCAGAATTTCTCCAgggtttgttaaaaatgcagattccttggCCCTACACACACAGCTACCCCTAAGGATAGGGCCAGGGATCTGTATTTCAGTGAGCATCTCAGCTTATTCTCATTCACACTcacgtttgagaaccactgctctaggttATGCTATTAGAGAAGCAAAATGGCCTTAGAGGATCAGCCTGTTCACAGCAACTCTCTACAGACTTGTTAAAAATGGCAGATGTTATTCAAATGAAATATACCCTTCTAAGGCTTTGTTTTCTACAAGGAAGTGTATCACCCACCACTTCAGTCTCCTCTTTCAACggaatcattttccttctgcaaaGTCTGGGAAGGTGCATTTTAGCCTCTGTTCTTAGGGGATTACAGAGGTCACTCAGCTTAACTGGCTGATAGGTTTCACTGTGGGTCCAATCTTGGCTGACTTTAGGAGGCACTTTGACCTAGAAGACTGCTTGAAATGATCATTGTTGTTGTCTCATGTgaccttttctgttttcttgttgaACAGCAAATATGCCAGAGGATTATCTTGATCAGTTTGATGATGTCATGGATTTTATTCAAGCTACCATTAAAAGACTGAAAAGGTCACCAGATAAACAAATGGCAGTGCTTCCTAGAAGAGAGCGGAATCGGCAGGCTGCAGCTGCCAACCCGGAGAATTCCAGACGGAAAGGTCACCGAGGCCAGAAGGGCAAAAACCGGGGTTGTGTCTTAACTGCGATACATTTAAACGTCACTGACTTGGGTTTGGGCTACGAAACCAAGGAGGAACTGATTTTTAGGTACTGCAGCGGCTCCTGCGACGCAGCCGAGACAATGTACGACAAAATATTGAAAAACTTATCCAAAAATAGAAGGCTGGTGAGTGACAAAGTAGGGCAGGCATGTTGCAGACCCATCGCCTTCGATGACGACCTGTCATTTTTAGATGATAACCTGGTTTACCATATTCTAAGAAAGCATTCCGCTAAAAGGTGTGGATGTATCTGACTCCGGCTCCAGAGACCGCCGTGTATTGCATTCCTGCTACAGTACAAAGTAAGGGACCAAGGTTCCCAGGAAATGTTTGCCCAGAATGGGAGATGAGGACCAAGGAGgcggagaaggaagaggaggaggaggaaggcagccGTTGTGGGAGCCTGGTAGAGGGAGATCCAGCTACAGAAAACtggacaggagagagagaaaatagccgTCTGGATTCTCCTGGATGGCAGCCGATGTCACCAGAAGCTCAGGGCTGGTGTCCCCGGTTGCGTGTTGCCATCATTTCATCTGATACAGTCACGGTCATGGCCCAGTTGCAGATGCGCATGAAaccaaaccagtgagtctcctgTGGTTTGTTTTCACATGTCTGGAGACACCAGGGAAATGGGAATCCTGGTGTCATTCCTATCATTACATTTTACTGCTGAAAGCATGAAAGGTTTATTTTTCTGTCACTCAATGGAGACATACCccggaaagaaggaaaaaacaaaagcaaaggcaCAAGAGATAGCAACCTTTGAATTTGAAAGTTGAGGCCTGAGGTTTAGTACAACCAGCGTCTTTGTGAACGGTTGGTGATTGATTTCGAACATGGTGTGTGGGGTGGAAAGAAGTTGGCTAGGAACCAAAAAGGCTGTCCTCATGACTAACAACAAACCTGAAGGTATTTCCTTTATGTCCTTGGAGACAGGAAACCAGTTGTGGTTTTCGGCAGCATTCTTGCAGGAGAGCAGTGGGGAAGGCCCCCAGCTGCATGGGGGCAGGGAGACCCGCCGGGCCTGTCGGTTTACAGAGAGACAGATGTTACATACACCCCAGCTCCGTTTATGCGTGGTCACCAGTGACCAGAGAAGCTACTCGATGCAATGCATCTGTTTCAGATACAGAAATATAGAGAAGCTATTTATTGAGATTTaagttattgttatttattaCCGTTCACTAAtgagtttcttttttcccttatttATTAAAGCTTCTTTTCAAAGGTGCCAAAGTATATGTGCTTGCAAAATGCAAAAGGTGACAAAGGAAATTTTAATTGGGAACAAGTGTCCATGCTTTTCAAAGTATTAAAAAGTTTTTCGCCAGGCAAAAATCACTTACTTTACCTTTTTAAGAAAAGCTCTCGTTCATTGCCCCACTTTCAGCATcttccctatttttattttttaaaaaagaaatgtgtcAGAAGGAGCATTTTTGACAGGCCCCTTCTTGGGGAGCAGTGTGCAGAGTCTGTTGGCACTCggctttatttcttcattgctcCATCTCTGAACAGATCTGCCATGTGCCCCACTTTTTGTCATATTTAAGCTCTTACTCCCCTCCACTTATATCTATCTATGATATGCATAACCATATATATGAAAGGTTAAATTCCTATTAGTGGGGAGTCCTGGATTCAATGTTGACCTAAAAGTAAAAATCCTGTCAGGTAGCCAGGGTTCTGCCCTGATGGCAGAGACTCTTCCTCCATCCTTCCCCCCACCGCCCTTCCGAGAAACATGCTCGTGCCCAGTGTGGCCAAGGAGCGCACTGCTGGCCTTCCAGACATGAGGTCTGCCTGGTTGCCATAAAAGCCCCTTGGTTGAGGCCTCCGGACAACAGTCCCTGCCCTTGTACACCTGACCCCTCCCTCGGAAGAAGGTAGTCCAGAAGGTGACACGAGGAAGATATGTCTGGCTCGGCCACAGAATGCACTACCTTTATGATGAAAGCTTTCCAAGGGAAGGAAGTGAAGGATGGGAACCACCATCTCGCATGTGCCCCAGATCCTGGATTTTTCTGGCAGCCAACCCATGCGCAATACACTGGGCCCTAAGTTAGAGTTTGCCACACATTTCATAAAAGGGATTTTTATCAAGGAGATCATGTATCACTATCTTAGTGGCTTTTAGCCCAAAAAGATGACAGATTTAGCAATTAAATGACCTACTGGTCTCCCTCAAATAATCATGTTAATTTTACAAAGTAACCAAGAGGCAGCAGTTGCCAGACgtcccttctccccagccccaaAAGACCTAGGTTCTCCATCATTCTGCCCCTCTCTGTCCTTTCTGCCTCACTTGCATTACTCGAAACTAGAGGGAAAGGGTCTCCCTCTACCCTCTCCGAAGTGGGGATCTTGCTGAGCAGTAGCCTGCTCAGAATAGTGGCAGACCCAGCCATCTGGTCATTCGTGAAGCACAATTTGATGTCGCCCCAGGATCATCTGTCCGAATCAGAGAGTCCTGGCAGATGTGGCTGGTGTCCCCAGGTGTCAACCTCAGTCAGCCCCCAACACCCCATGGAGAGTCCCTGCCCAAAGAGGCTGTGGGATTCAATGGGTGCTGACAACTTGTTCCCAGCATCACCTACACACCATAAGCAGGTTTTAACTGAAGCAAATCCACAAAAGGGTAAagtttgtgattttttctttatcattgcgATTACCATCTGATCCAGTAAAGAGTGCACTTCTTTGGAAGTTCTGACTTCTCTGATCTGTCTTGGTCGTTTGTGTTATACAACCAAAGTTCTCTACAGACTTTATTTTTGTACAATATCATTTTGTaactttttacaaataaaaactcATTTCTATTGCTCTCTGTACTTCCGTACTTCCTCCCACGCCCGCTGACCacggccaggccctgggctaaaagGCCCTCCCCCTCACCACCACACAGCCCACTGGTTGGTCAATGGCCTTGTCCATGAAATATCCACAACCAATCACCATCCAAGTGGGGAAAAAACTTGCAAAGTTGTTCTTCATTTACTGATTCGCCAAATATTTATGGCATGCCTACAGTGTGTTAGGCACTATGCGAGACACCAGGGATCCAACAGTGGCCTAAACAAAAACTCTCTGCTCAATCTCGTGGAGTTGATATTTATTTGAGGGGAGATAGACAAcattcaaaaaagtaaaaacatgtaGTGGTGCAGGTGTTGATAAATGAATCAGTTACCAAGAATACAAACAGGATATTACAACAGAAAATAACAGAGGGCTGCCTTAGTTAGTGGTGACATTGAGGCAGGACTTAAGACATAGATAGTGCCAACAAATAAGGGGCGTTCTGGCAAAACCCTGAGGTAGGCAAACGCCTGGACGGTGCCACCACGTTGCACAACTTTGGGTGACACCACATACACACTGGTTCTACGTGGCAATGTAGCAGAATCCCTGGAATTGTGCAGATGGTGGCCTTGAGCTTAGTGTATTCTGGTGGCAAGGAAAACACTGAAGAGAGGAAACGCCActgccctgggttgggggaggagaacATGCTTCCTCCTCAGATGACACACACACGTGTTATGTCACAGGAGGCCTTGTGACTATAAAAAGGTGGCCTTGTGAGGCTTTTTAAACCCAAAACAAAACTCGGACGCTCTTAAAACTCTTCTAAGCGGCTGCCTGCCTAGGCTTTCCAACAGACTTCAATGCAGAGCCAGGCTTTGCCTGAAATGCCCTTCCCTTCCCGCCGCGCCGTCGCTAGCATTGAGCCTCCACAGAGTCGCTGGTACCCACTTCTGAGCTCAGGAGTTTAGCTTCCTCCTGCCAGAGCAGTGCTGAGGCCAACCGCCCTTTCTCTAAGCCAAATCCCGGTATGGCCTTAGTAAGTGGGAGAGGGAATGCAAACATTGTAAAACTCTGGCTTACCTCCTCTCCCTATTTAGAGCCATTTCCCCAAAGTATGTTCCCAGGATGACTAACCAGGTaagatgttcctcaaaaaaaaaaaaggaaggggtgGTTCTCCAATCAAATAAGTCCGGaaaacattgagttaaataatatcaAACAGTTTTTTCAAGTTAAAAGAGGAGCATCAAACTTATCAGAGCCTTTATTAGACTAATGAACGTTGTGACAGTCCAGGAGAGGCCTAGTGTGCAGAATTCCCCAGGTGGATAGGACCATTAAACTGcccatggttttgttttctttctcagaaCACTGTTGACCATCCCTTGAAACTACCTTGGGCCACATTGCCTGCTCCCGAAAGCATCGGGATGAGCGGAGAGGGAGACTAGAGATAGTCAAGAGGCGGAACCCACAGGGCAGCTCACAGGGGAAGGACACgtccccccaaacacacacactctggTGGACATTCAGGCACCGTGGTCTCTTGCTCAGCGTGATTAACCAGTGGTCAACTTTGGAAATTTCATTCAACCGAGAAAGGGAGAATATGTTGAAAGCTGGGAAATTCTCAGGAGCAATAAGAAAGGGAACTTTACCATGCTCACTGCAAATCCTCACCCAAACTGAAACCGCTAGTGCTTTGGCTGGTCCATAGTCTTGAGGGAATGATATCCCCGCTCgcctcctgctccccaccccagcaGTGATCCTAGAGGGAATGCTGCTCTCCGTGGGTACCGGGCTCTGAATTCCTTGCTGCTGAGAATGTTGTGAGAACACTGGATTAGGGGCCTCAGGAGCCCAGACACCAGTTCTGACAGTCTCCTGCGGCTTGTGCTGGTGAGGTTATCTCGGGCCAGTTTTCTCCGTGTGGCCAGCAGAATGAAGTAGTGGTTTAAAAGATCTTTTAAAAGAATCAATCCACTCCCAAAGTAAAGGTGAAAAATCAGAATTTCCTGAAACTGTCTCAAAAACAGAAAGCACCCCTGCCCCGACTTCTACCCCCCCACTCCCCCCCCACCTTCACGTGCAGAGTTCCACTTGGGCCGCAGCTGATTTGCTATCTGACCCCAGAATCACGGGGAGGAGGCAGCCCGAGACCTAACACTGTCCATCTTTGCTTCTCAGAGCACAGTGGCCGGGGCCGTGGGGGGGTGGGAGACAgaagggggcgggaggcagggggAGAAGAAGGGACAGGGACAACACGTAGCTGCCAGCCACTGGTCTCTGGCTTTTTTCCATCAGGTAATGAAGTGTCTGAGCCCAAACTGTCTTCTTGGGACACATCTTTGTCAGCAGAAGTATGACTGTAATCCCATGCAATAGTTAACTCGACTCTTGTCTCATCACACAACATCCTGAATGAAATTAAAACCAAATGCTGCCAAGTCATCCCTGAAAATAAGTAGATAGTTGGGGAAATAAAGGGAAAGCACCCATTTACTCCTATATGACAACAAACACACTGCCGCACCCTGGTCCCGTGGCAGGTGAGGGTGATGATGATGGAAATGTGGACTGGGGTGGAGGATGTGTGGTCACAGGTGCGTAGAGGGTGCTAGAACACCTCAGCGAGCAGCGGGGAGGGAAGGAAACCTGAAAAGACTATGAGTCAGGGACAGCTACAGAGGAGGGTTGCCagacaatttgaatttcagataaacatgcATAATTTCTCAGCATTACTATGTCTCGTGCAAGATTTGGGACATGCGATACTTGGGACATACTTGTACTGAAATGCTTActcgttgtttatctgaaattcaactgggcatcctgtatttaatttgctaaatctggcaagaGAAAGTGACATTCGAGCTGGGCCTTGAGTATGAGCAGGAATCTGGCAGGTGGACGGGGGCAAAGGGTGGGGGCGGGAAAAGGGACAGacgttccaggcagaaggaagagtgCGACCCAAAAGGACAGAGGGGCACCGTGCCTTCCAAGAGCAGTGGGCAGggtggtgggctcagggctgacGTAGCCATTAGGCATAGCAGACACCTTGCCTAGCCACGAGATTTTTAGAGgtccaaaaattattttaattttattttttttaaatcagaggaaaaatcaaatataacaataatgaatatataataacaAATCCCGCCTggattatattcatctttatacaCCAATGTGGTTGtataacttttaatatttttttatggagAACGGGCCCACAAAGGCAAAAGTGCCTAGGACCCACAAAGGTCGTAATGTGGCCCTAGGTGCACTGCTAACAACAAACTTCTCGTGTTCTCTACTTGCTGTTTCCTTCTAGTTTTTACTTTCTCACTCAGTCATTAAAGCCAAACTGGTCCTTAAAAAACCTCTTCTTCCCACCCTTCAAATTAGATTGTCTTCTCAAGATATTTGCATTTACTGTCTACTTAGGGAAACAAACCTAAAGGCAGGCTATTAACATTCCAAGACTCATTCATTATCTTTGAGAAAGGACAGCATGAATCAGGTGACCCAGAGCAGACTGATGGTCAAGGGGATGAGGACGGAGGAGGGAGAACAGGACAGACAGAAGGTGGATGGTGAGAGGGGTAGAGAGAAGACTTCAGGCTCCAGGATATCAGAGAACCAGCAGAGTTGGCCGTGACAAACAAGGATGAGGTTTTTAAACATGCTGAAtagattattttaatttgggaAATTCTTTAAAGTGGTATATGTAGGGGATTTTAACCCACTTCCTCCTCTGTGCCTGGcctcattcattcaattaattaCTGAGCATCTATCTCCTACCAGGGGAGGCTATAAAAATAAAGGATATAAAGGTAaagccctctaggggctcccagATTAGAGGGATAGAAATAGAGTTAAATT
The Diceros bicornis minor isolate mBicDic1 chromosome 20, mDicBic1.mat.cur, whole genome shotgun sequence genome window above contains:
- the GDNF gene encoding glial cell line-derived neurotrophic factor isoform X1, with the protein product MKLWDVVAVCLVLLHTASAFPLPAGKRPPEAPAEDRSLGRRRAPFALSSDSNMPEDYLDQFDDVMDFIQATIKRLKRSPDKQMAVLPRRERNRQAAAANPENSRRKGHRGQKGKNRGCVLTAIHLNVTDLGLGYETKEELIFRYCSGSCDAAETMYDKILKNLSKNRRLVSDKVGQACCRPIAFDDDLSFLDDNLVYHILRKHSAKRCGCI
- the GDNF gene encoding glial cell line-derived neurotrophic factor isoform X2 → MKLWDVVAVCLVLLHTASAFPLPAANMPEDYLDQFDDVMDFIQATIKRLKRSPDKQMAVLPRRERNRQAAAANPENSRRKGHRGQKGKNRGCVLTAIHLNVTDLGLGYETKEELIFRYCSGSCDAAETMYDKILKNLSKNRRLVSDKVGQACCRPIAFDDDLSFLDDNLVYHILRKHSAKRCGCI